DNA sequence from the Callospermophilus lateralis isolate mCalLat2 chromosome 2, mCalLat2.hap1, whole genome shotgun sequence genome:
ttccaagttcaagaccaccctcagcaacttagggaggatcTTGgggacttagtgagactctgtctacaaataaaaaataaaaaggtctgtggaagtacctcagtggtaaagcatctctgggttcaacccccagtaccccaaaaaacaaatcacCACTATCACTACCTAAGGCTTAAAAGAAGGTAAAACAGTATCAAGTCCTAATGTACTCTCAGGGACTGGTTATTTTGTATCCAAGCTTTCAATTGGCCTATAGTTTTTAAAGTATCAAAGTCCTGGTCTCATCCTCAGAGATGATTATATATTTTGCTTGGAGTGGGGCCTGAGCCATCAATTTGTCTATTTTCCAAATTTCATACAGGACCTAAGTTTTATGACCCTTGCCTCCCTCTCAACTTCATCTTTCttttcagtttccccttttatcaCTTTGCTCTGAGCTACACTAGAGTTCTGACAGTTCTGAGAACATAGCAAGCTCCTTTTCTGCACAAGGCACAGGGATTAGAAGAAAAATATAATgggaaggaaaaaattatgaagtATTTGCTCTCGTTACTAAATCTGAATACAGTtcaatgtttttgtttgtttgtttgtttgttactgaggatgaacccaggaatgctcactgagctacatcctcagctcttatTTATTTtaggcagggtctcactcagttggttaaggcctcactaagtcactgaatctggcctcaaacttgcaatcctcctacctcagcctccccaggcacCAGCAGCACAAGCATAAGCTACTACATCTGGGCAtcaggtttggttttgttttgtttttgatactggGTATTCAACCCGGgggaacttgaccactgagccacatccccaggcctattttgtattttatttagagatagggtctcactgagttgattaatgtctcgcttttgctgaatctggttttgaactcatgatcttcctatctcagcctccccaacCCCTAGGATTACTagcgtgtgccaccacgcccatctGGGCATCAGTTTTTTAAAAGGTCCCTGACTGAAGCGATGGCATGCTCCTACAGTCTCCAGCTACTAGACTGAACCCAGTTCCGCCTGTCTGCCTGACTCTGGGGCCTATGTACTTCAACATAGTGCATACTACATTAATTAATCACAGGTAGGATGAATTGTCTCAAGGAAGGCCTGTCTCAATGAGGACTATCACCTCAAGGTTCTCAATATGCTTAAATGAAAGACACAGGACTAGCAGATTTGTTTAAATTAAGTTATTTGAAGGATATATTCATCTATTCAGAGAAAACACTAAAATTTGAGAATTTCTCAAATTTTAGAGTTAAGAAACAtatgcagtgattttttttttaaactttttttagttgtagatggacacaatgcttttattttatttattcttatgtggtgctgaggattgaacccagtgcctcacaatgtgctaggaaagtgttctaccactgagccacaaccccagcccatacctGCAGTGCTTACTAAATGAAGATTACCAAACTTTGGACctgtgcttttttatttttttattttttgtggtcctggggatcaaactcaaggcaagcactctaacacatCCCCAAACTTTAATATGTGTGTTTTAAACATGTCCTCCCCACcacagtactgagaattgaacccactaAACGACctactcagtcctttttattttgagacagggactcactaagttgcctaagctggcctcaaacttgtaatccttctgcctcagcctcctgagtattaAAGATGCTCTCCGGATGACTCTGATGTGAGCAGTCCGAAGCACACTCTCTGGGAAGTATTCCAAAGAGGGCAGGGTGAGACAGAAGGACACAGGTTCCTTCTAAGCAATATAACTCTGCAATTTATAACAACATAACTAAAGGCAGGGCCTACAACACACATTGTGGGTAGCATTAATCTCAGTATCTGCTTGGAAGCTAAAGGCAAAGAAAATTACCAGAGGACTAGAGATGTAAATCAGTGATacagcagttgcctagcatgtgagaggccctgagttcagaccccagcaccacaaagttaaaaaagaagaaaattaccaGAATGGAGATCACAGGACACAGTAAGCTCTCTAGTGTCAGAatttgcaaggcaagcactctacaccaGGCCTGTCAAAAAAACTGAGGAAAATGCTAGGCACTGGGTGAATAGGCCAAGTAGAAATAATTACAAGCAAAACAAGCAGAAGAAATGTTACCAGAAAACTCAACAGCAAGACATGCAGCCCAAGTCCTAAGGGGTGACTACCTAAAGGCACATTAGTAGCCCAAAGCAGCAGTCATCAGTTCAGCGAATTACATATTCTGTTGGAGCCCAAACTAGAGCCCTATTTCCAGTCTATATGATCGATCTGGAGAGATGCCACAGGGAGAAGGTTTCTAAAGGACCTCTCAACTATGACCTGTTGAAAGGTTCTAAGGATTCAGGGATGTCTTGGACATCTCAAACAAGAGGTGTTCACAAGACAAAGTTAAGAatgagctgcagggcaatttacaCCTGCTGTTTCAAATCTCAGGCTTCTGAAGTTTATGATCCACCTTTTCTTCACTACTGCAGGCGGGCAGTACATACAGCCTCTTCAACCTCACTACATCCGTTAGGTTCTGGTAAACATTTTGTGGAGCTGATGTGTTTagaacttttcttcttcttcttcttgataTAAACTCGAAAAAGCAGACCAAACTATTCGATTACATGTTGTGTTTGAGCAACATCGTCCAAACAGATTATGAACTTACTGGATCCTGCCCCAGCCGTGCCCAGCAATCGTGGGAATGAATTAGCCAGGGCTGGTGCCCACGTGAAGACAGACAACGGCAGGGCTGGGAGTAAGAGGGACAAAAAGGATAATACAGGATGTACTGCGGGCCACGGTGCTTCCTGCCCAGCCAAGAGGTAGGACAACAGGCTGCTTTCCCTGAAGCCCGACTGTGTCTCCTCCCCCCATTCTACCTCCCCCGACGGCCCTGCGCACTGCAGGAAAGAGGCAGCGGCGCTGACCGTGGCGAGTCGCCAGGGCAGAACTTCGACTGCGAGCGGCCAAGGCCAATCAGAGCACATAGCTGCGACCTTTTTGAGCCGCCGGGCGAGAGCTAAGAGCCCCAAAAGCAAGGGCTGCCAACGACGCGAGGATCTACCGCGGAGAAGAAGGAGCCTGAGGCCGCCTCCAGAAGGATAAAGGGCTGTAACAAGGCCAGGAATGATAGAGACACAAACAGAAAAGAACAATAACGGGCTTGGGGTATCTAGGAGCGTCCGGACGTGCCCCCAGGTTCCCGGCTCCTCACCGCCTCCTACGCGCCGCCACTGCCGCTACCGCCGCCATCTTGTGCCGGGTTTGCTCTTTGACCCCGAATTTCCCCTCCCCCTGCGCACGTTGAGACACGTATCATAGTACCCACCCCTTCCGGCTTTCTGATTGGCCCGGCAGGAACGTAGCCAAATCCTGTTTCATTGGCAGAGCTACACGCTAAATGACCTCGGGGGTGGGGCTAGAGGCGGGGCTTGAGGACAGGGACAGGGACACCCTTAGTTAGTTACAGTCCGACTTTGCCCGCTCTCATGATCAGACAGAAGCACTGGACTGTTCGTCTCAACTCttcaatttttatttagaaaaaaatgatacGATAGGAAAAAAGTGACAGCGCTCATTAGGCCAAGGACTTAGAAACCTCCACCTTTCTGTAGCACCTTAGGCTTTTCTCCCATTGCTTAATTTCACGCGGCTTCTGATGCAGGAAAAGGGTTATGTCCCCTGCCGAAGTAAAGTAGATGGTGAAGGTGCCTGGAAACGGCCAGAGAAAAGGCCCAGGCGATCGATGTTGCGATGCAGGACACTGTGCAGCACAGACAGATGCGGTCCTCCTTCACCCCCACCCTCTCTGGAGAAGTCCCGGATGAAGCGGCCTCGTTCAGACTGGAAGATGAACTTCTGGGGCAAAGGCCCATGCTCCCGGAGAAAGCCCCAGACACTAAGCAGCAGCAAACGTACTTCAAAAGGTGCCAGTTGTCTAAATACTTCGTGCATATTACCCAGGGCTGGTGGCAAAAGGCATCCTTCAGCCATCACAGCCACCAAGGTGCAGGATGCCTCCAGATGCCAGGGGGAGTGGGCTGTATCAGGGTGCCTAGAGGCTTCCCAGTGGCCCAAGAGGGCAGCCAGCAGTCCCCGTAGCAGCACGGAACAGTAGCACAGGGCTGGAGGTGCAGCTGCTACCAGCTTTAACAGCTCAAAGAGCAGGGGCTGTTCCCGAAAGCGCCGGCCAATGCGGAGATCCCGCTCCACAGTGGCCCGGGCATGATCCTCAGGAGGCCAGGCCAGCTCAGCACCAGCTGCATCAGGACAAACACTTTCCACCAAGGTCACTGCAACTGCTTTGGCTGCCTCTGGGCTCAGGGTGGGAGCCCCCCAACAACCCCCATATTCAGTGCCCCCAAGGGCACTGCAGCAGTGTACCAGGAGACTGAGGAGGCTCTGGGTGTTATAGATCACCTCCTGCTGGTTTCGCGATTGGACAAACTTGGGTGGCTTTAAGCCACGGCCAATGACTCCAGCATGGAAAACTGACCAGATCCCTCCAGGACCTGGCACAGCTGCAGTGTGCCGACGGTTAGTGTCCAACAGGGAGGCAGAAGCCAAAGGAGCTGGTGTAACTGAGAGAGTCTCATCGTCTCCATCTATTTCTCCTCCAAACAGTTCTGTATTGCCCCGATGTAAGGCTCCCTCAACTAGCAGCTGCAAGACAGCCTTGAGTCCAGCTGGGGAGGTCTGAGACAGGCGGGTGAGAAGCTGAGAGGCTGATGCCACACCTGGAGGGCCATGCAGCCTCAAAGAGGCAAAGAAGCGGTGCACCCCAGCCCTCACCAGTCCTAGGAGTTGGGAGGGGGACAGGGCTTCCAGAGGAAAGGGACAAATAGCCAGAAGGGAGGCAGCAGCTTCAGCTACTTCCTCCTCAGGATGTAGCAGGAGAGGAGCCAGGTCAGACAGATGGGCTGAAGCAGACTCCCCAAACCGAGCCCCTAGGGCTGCAGGGCCCTCGCCACCCTGCTGTTCCCACCCCACTAGCAGTGCCAAGTTGCGCAGAAACCGGGCCGTGAAGGGAGGTTGTAAAATCCCTGCATGTACCCGAGCCAGGCAGCTTCGGAAAGCCAGGGGCAGAAGGCCAGAGAGACTGACCACCAGCCCTGCATATAACTGGGTGGCCAAACTCAACTCTTCAGGGCTTCGGGCTCGGCTCAGTAAATGACCCAAGGCTTCAGGTCCACAGCTAGGCCGGGTATAGACGGACAGCAGACCTAGGAGCTGGTGCTGCCAGAGGAAGCGCTTCCGTTCCAGCCGTAACGTCTCTCCACACAGCTCTCCAACATGGTTTCTCAGAGCATCTAGAAAGGGCACTGgacgggggggtgggggtgggcccAGCACCCCTTCCCCAGGAGACCCTCCTCGATGATGAACCAGTTTTTGTAGGTGCAGTAGCAGGAGTTGGATCAGCCGGTCACAGGCCTCACGTACAGTGTCTGGCACAGCCAGGCCCTGGGTGGTAATGACTGAAGCAGGCATAGCTGTGTCTACCAGGAACTGCAGCAGACGGTAGGCACCTGCCCCAGAGGCCTGGCTCACCAGATGCACAGCCAGGTTCAGCATGTTGTCCAGCTCCTCTCGGGGGAATCCCTGCAGGTGTTGCTGCAGCTGGCTCAGCACAGTTGGGGGCTTGAGGCAATCCACAAGCTCTCCTGAGACTGTACCCAGCAGAGCTGGTGACATGACTGCCAGCTGCAGAAGGAAGGGAACTGTGGCCTGAAGAGAGGGGTCCCCACTCCGGCCCCCAGTACCCCCTGCCAGGCTATCATGAAACATTCGCAGAAGCTCCCGTCGGATGCTGTCTCCATGGCGGGAGGCCAGGTGCCCTAGGATGCCTACAACAGAGGCAATCTTGGGTACCCGTTTCTCCCCAGGAATGGCAGGAGATCCAGGGAAGGTGTCCGTAGAGGGGGTTTGAGAAGAGTTTCCACCACTACCACCAGTTCCACCTCCAGCCCCACCATGGACACAGAAGTCCTTAAGGCCACAGGAGAGGACTCGGGAGATGATGGTGCCAGGAAAAGAGGAGCCAATATGTGCTACAACCCAGTCAAAGTGTGGGGAATGCTGGACAGAAGTATCCAGCAAAGCATCCACGCATGCATCTGGGCAGCTACCAATGAGAGCAGAGAGGCACTGCACATAGATGTCCATTAATGTACGGGTGGCCCTACACCCCATCCACAGCTGCAGTAGTTCATTGAGAGAGCCAGTGGCATGGGGCACACGCTGATGTTGGCCTGAATATGTGCTGCTCAGTTGTCCCATGAGGTCAATGGACCATGCACTAATCACAGGTGCCCAGGCCTTTGGGTTGGCCCGAATAAACTCAGACAGCACCTGCTGTACTTCCTGCACCACATCCTCTAGACCTGGTCCCCCAGCAGGGACATGGGAGGATGAAGATGGACGAAGGTGAGATGGACCAGACACAGGGCTTTCATCTAGAGCAGCCAGATGGGCCCTGACACTCTCATCAAAAACACCTCTTAAATGGTCAAGCACAGCAGCACGAGCAGGTGGCAAAGACCGGAGCAAGAGAAGACCACAGCGAGCATGTTCCCGGGCTGAGAGTTGGTGGCCCAGAATGGGATCTACGCCAGTCAGAAAAGCCTTGATTTCCTGGGACAGCTCCTGAGCACTATAAGGAAGCAAAAGGAatgttattatattatattagacAAGTTTTATTTCCACTGTGAACTTCAGTTTCTttctatgtaaaataaaaataactatacctaagtttttagaattttttttgtcaatgaacctttattttatttatttatacgtggtgctaagaattgaacccagtgcctcacaaatcctaggcaagcactctaaccactgagttacaaccgcaCCCCACTAAGTTTTTAAAGCATTTATGTACCATACCTGGCTCATACTAATAACTCAATAAATACTTTTTCCCCTCATGACAATAAtaactcccccctccctccccagtactggggaattAGCCCAGggttgctcaaccactgagctatactcctcagcccctttatttttaaataaattgtatctatttatttagattctagggattgaaccattctaccattaccactgagctaaatccccagcccagcacctcccctttttttttttttaaagagagagagagtcttttttaatatctatttttttagatttcagcggacacaacatctttgtttgtatgtgttgctggggatcgaacccgggccgcacacatgccaggcgagcgcgctaccgcttgagccacatccccagccccctcctcagccctttttattttgagatagggtttcaataagttgctgaggcttggggctggggatgtggctcaagcggtagcgtgctcgcctggcatgcgtgcggcccgggttcgatcctcagcaccacatacaaacaaagatgttgtgtccactgaaaactaaaaaaataaaaatattaaaattctctctctctctttaaaaaaaaaaaaaaaaaaaagttgctgaggctggctgttccCAGCCTCAATAATTCTTAAAATGgccatatgcttttttttttttttttttttctcatgcagggaatgaacccagggccttgcagatGCTAAGGCCACTGAACTACTTTATAGCCAGGCAAGGGGCTCTTTTAAGTACTTGGCATGTGTTATTTCAGCCCTGACAACAGTTCAATAAGGTAGGACTATTATGGTCTCATTTTGCAGGTAAGAAAATCAAGGTCAAGCAATCAACCAAAAGGACAGATATCATTTCTGTGCTCTTCAGCACTGAATCCCCTTCCATTAAGGTGCCTGATGTATAggaagtactcaataaatatttgttgaattaattaAGCATATTTTGTGCTTCTATAATATCTGCTTTAAAGTACCTTTCCAAGATAGCTGTGGTGGTGCAGACCGGTAAAcaaagcaacttgggaggctaaagcaggaggatcgccagtttaagatcaggcaggaggatcaccagtttaagaccaggctcagcaacttagtga
Encoded proteins:
- the Ints5 gene encoding integrator complex subunit 5, whose protein sequence is MSALCDPPGAPGPPGPAPATHGPAPLSAQELSQEIKAFLTGVDPILGHQLSAREHARCGLLLLRSLPPARAAVLDHLRGVFDESVRAHLAALDESPVSGPSHLRPSSSSHVPAGGPGLEDVVQEVQQVLSEFIRANPKAWAPVISAWSIDLMGQLSSTYSGQHQRVPHATGSLNELLQLWMGCRATRTLMDIYVQCLSALIGSCPDACVDALLDTSVQHSPHFDWVVAHIGSSFPGTIISRVLSCGLKDFCVHGGAGGGTGGSGGNSSQTPSTDTFPGSPAIPGEKRVPKIASVVGILGHLASRHGDSIRRELLRMFHDSLAGGTGGRSGDPSLQATVPFLLQLAVMSPALLGTVSGELVDCLKPPTVLSQLQQHLQGFPREELDNMLNLAVHLVSQASGAGAYRLLQFLVDTAMPASVITTQGLAVPDTVREACDRLIQLLLLHLQKLVHHRGGSPGEGVLGPPPPPRPVPFLDALRNHVGELCGETLRLERKRFLWQHQLLGLLSVYTRPSCGPEALGHLLSRARSPEELSLATQLYAGLVVSLSGLLPLAFRSCLARVHAGILQPPFTARFLRNLALLVGWEQQGGEGPAALGARFGESASAHLSDLAPLLLHPEEEVAEAAASLLAICPFPLEALSPSQLLGLVRAGVHRFFASLRLHGPPGVASASQLLTRLSQTSPAGLKAVLQLLVEGALHRGNTELFGGEIDGDDETLSVTPAPLASASLLDTNRRHTAAVPGPGGIWSVFHAGVIGRGLKPPKFVQSRNQQEVIYNTQSLLSLLVHCCSALGGTEYGGCWGAPTLSPEAAKAVAVTLVESVCPDAAGAELAWPPEDHARATVERDLRIGRRFREQPLLFELLKLVAAAPPALCYCSVLLRGLLAALLGHWEASRHPDTAHSPWHLEASCTLVAVMAEGCLLPPALGNMHEVFRQLAPFEVRLLLLSVWGFLREHGPLPQKFIFQSERGRFIRDFSREGGGEGGPHLSVLHSVLHRNIDRLGLFSGRFQAPSPSTLLRQGT